From Ardenticatenales bacterium, one genomic window encodes:
- the era gene encoding GTPase Era, whose amino-acid sequence MKYEEGSVDPLLPDEESLPEGHKSGFVTVVGLPNVGKSTLLNTLLAQKIAIVTPRPQTTRARQLGILTMPTYQIVFVDTPGLIKAPRHKLDEFMLEAATETLTDADVILWVVDAGTPPGAGDRAIAAELAPLATNTPVIQALNKSDLLAPEQVIPTCEAYHALLPDARWILISAANNRGCDELLQMLVDALPSGPRYYPADQVTDTYLRDIAAEMIREQVLLQVRDEIPYGVAVQIEAFKERENDVTYISANIFVERDSHKKIVIGAKGAQLRQIGAAARRQIEQMIEGKVFLELWVKVEPKWRRSEQALRKFGYSKKN is encoded by the coding sequence ATGAAGTATGAAGAGGGGTCGGTGGACCCGCTACTTCCTGATGAGGAAAGTCTGCCCGAAGGGCATAAATCAGGTTTTGTCACAGTGGTGGGGCTGCCCAATGTGGGCAAGAGTACGCTGCTGAATACGCTGCTGGCGCAGAAGATCGCCATTGTCACGCCGCGCCCACAGACGACGCGCGCGCGCCAGTTGGGGATTCTGACGATGCCCACGTATCAGATTGTCTTCGTGGATACGCCGGGCTTGATCAAGGCGCCGCGGCATAAGTTGGATGAGTTTATGCTGGAGGCGGCTACGGAGACGTTGACGGATGCGGATGTGATTTTGTGGGTGGTCGATGCCGGCACACCCCCTGGCGCGGGGGATCGAGCCATCGCCGCCGAACTGGCCCCCCTTGCGACCAACACCCCCGTCATCCAGGCCCTCAACAAGAGCGATCTACTCGCCCCGGAACAGGTCATCCCCACCTGCGAAGCGTATCACGCGCTGCTCCCCGACGCCCGCTGGATTCTCATCTCCGCCGCAAACAATCGCGGCTGCGACGAACTGCTACAGATGCTGGTTGACGCCCTCCCCTCTGGTCCGCGCTACTATCCCGCCGACCAGGTGACGGATACCTATCTGCGAGACATCGCCGCCGAAATGATCCGCGAGCAAGTGCTGCTGCAAGTGCGCGACGAAATCCCCTACGGCGTTGCCGTGCAGATTGAAGCGTTCAAGGAGCGGGAGAATGACGTCACCTACATCTCCGCCAACATTTTCGTCGAGCGAGACAGCCACAAGAAAATCGTGATTGGCGCGAAGGGGGCGCAGTTACGGCAAATTGGCGCCGCCGCGCGCCGCCAGATTGAGCAGATGATAGAGGGCAAGGTTTTTCTGGAGCTTTGGGTTAAAGTGGAACCAAAATGGCGGCGCAGCGAACAGGCGCTGCGAAAATTCGGGTATAGCAAGAAGAATTGA
- a CDS encoding carbon-nitrogen hydrolase, with translation MNLKVGLAQINPRLGDIQANLALHLKTIEQAADQGVELLIFPELSLTGYRLRDLAFDVALKPDWKSPIFAPLLEASRDIDLVVGFVEADRRQKFFISAAYLSRGELLHIHRKVYLPTYGMFDEGRYFAWGDQIRAFDTRFGRVGILICEDFWHMSPPYLLWLDGADILILTSASPGRGVATEQKIDSARWVEHINQAYASIFTNFVLHCNRTGFEDGVTFWGGATVYDPEGNLVCQGPYYEETIVTARLDLNQLRRTRVRLPLLRDERTGLTLRELTRITNNGG, from the coding sequence ATGAACCTGAAAGTCGGACTCGCCCAAATCAACCCCAGGCTCGGAGACATCCAGGCCAACCTGGCCCTCCATCTAAAAACCATCGAACAGGCCGCCGACCAGGGCGTCGAACTCCTCATCTTCCCAGAGCTATCCCTCACCGGCTACCGACTACGTGACCTGGCCTTCGACGTTGCCCTCAAACCAGACTGGAAAAGCCCCATCTTCGCCCCCTTGCTAGAAGCCAGTCGGGACATTGACCTCGTGGTGGGCTTTGTCGAAGCCGACCGGCGGCAAAAATTCTTCATTTCCGCCGCCTACCTCTCCCGTGGCGAACTCCTACACATCCACCGCAAGGTATACCTGCCCACCTACGGCATGTTTGACGAAGGGCGGTACTTCGCCTGGGGCGACCAGATTCGCGCCTTCGATACCCGATTTGGGCGCGTGGGCATCCTCATCTGCGAAGATTTCTGGCACATGAGTCCTCCCTACCTCCTCTGGCTGGACGGTGCGGACATCCTCATCCTCACCTCCGCCTCCCCAGGACGCGGCGTGGCCACGGAGCAGAAAATCGACAGCGCCCGCTGGGTGGAACACATCAACCAGGCATATGCCAGCATCTTCACCAACTTCGTGCTACATTGCAATCGCACCGGCTTTGAAGATGGCGTCACGTTTTGGGGCGGGGCCACCGTCTATGACCCAGAAGGCAATCTTGTTTGCCAGGGGCCATATTACGAAGAGACCATTGTCACGGCGCGGTTGGACCTGAACCAGCTACGGCGCACGCGCGTGCGCCTGCCGCTGCTGCGCGATGAACGCACCGGGCTGACGCTGCGCGAACTGACCCGCATCACGAACAACGGCGGGTGA
- a CDS encoding prolipoprotein diacylglyceryl transferase produces MHPLLGRFGPFFLYTYQYVWGLGILGGLALAYALTPRPRRAADWFDPLLLGLMAGIFGGRVATVAVHWDYYRVTPGEIWLVWRGGLSYHGALLAALAGMWLWDRWRGGNWMWNAGILPLLLPLLHLTGWFACYWQGCGYGKLALPGLLAADLPDNYGVFDLRYQTQLLGMGLSLLVLLLSIYARRRKMPPRNSFWLTLPLLAGTNLLLWPWRGDQITIVGFWVDAALVIGSLLALLLGGNAGSKQS; encoded by the coding sequence ATGCATCCGCTCCTGGGCCGGTTTGGCCCATTTTTTCTGTACACTTACCAGTATGTGTGGGGACTGGGGATTTTGGGCGGATTGGCGCTGGCCTATGCCCTGACTCCGCGGCCACGACGAGCGGCGGATTGGTTTGATCCGCTGCTGCTGGGGTTAATGGCCGGCATTTTCGGCGGGCGCGTGGCCACGGTTGCGGTCCATTGGGATTACTACCGGGTGACGCCGGGCGAAATCTGGCTGGTTTGGCGCGGCGGTCTCAGTTATCATGGGGCACTGCTGGCGGCACTGGCGGGCATGTGGCTGTGGGATCGGTGGCGCGGTGGGAATTGGATGTGGAATGCCGGCATTCTCCCCCTCCTCCTCCCCCTCCTACACCTCACCGGCTGGTTCGCCTGCTACTGGCAAGGGTGTGGCTACGGTAAACTGGCCCTCCCCGGCCTGCTGGCTGCCGATTTGCCCGACAACTATGGCGTTTTTGACCTGCGCTACCAAACCCAACTACTGGGCATGGGTCTCAGCCTGCTCGTTCTGCTCCTGTCCATCTACGCCCGGCGGCGAAAAATGCCCCCGCGCAACTCGTTCTGGCTCACGCTGCCGCTGCTGGCGGGAACCAACCTGCTCCTCTGGCCCTGGCGTGGCGATCAAATCACCATCGTCGGTTTCTGGGTAGACGCCGCCCTGGTCATTGGCTCCTTGCTCGCGCTGCTTTTGGGCGGAAATGCCGGCAGCAAACAATCATAA
- a CDS encoding GNAT family N-acetyltransferase gives MMTMIRPYTTGDAAVLRRLAQTFSPAAPLPATSRRTTWVLLRQGEIIGCAGFALVPGLPGVADLDGFIAPRWQRGGAGSQLLRFVLRRAWNAGISHLNHAVPSLDTPAAHFLTHHHFHLEHSETQFRLSPLDALPPPTLPPGYTVATLSERSVIPHFRALYDASFAPHPWHQPYPEDADVRAEMDHVGATAADFLFLQYEAQPVGVAWLRRLPFDEGEIEPVGIMPAHQRRGLGRALLLLALNRLYAQGIRATRIAAWDANAAATHLYRSLGFRPASRLFYLTRATAPT, from the coding sequence ATGATGACGATGATTCGCCCTTACACCACCGGCGACGCGGCGGTCCTGCGCCGGCTCGCCCAAACCTTTTCCCCAGCCGCGCCGCTGCCGGCCACGTCGCGCCGCACTACCTGGGTGCTGCTGCGCCAGGGGGAGATCATTGGTTGTGCCGGCTTTGCGCTCGTGCCCGGTCTGCCCGGCGTTGCCGATCTTGACGGGTTTATTGCCCCGCGTTGGCAGCGAGGGGGGGCGGGCAGTCAATTGCTTCGATTTGTGTTGCGGCGGGCGTGGAATGCCGGCATTTCCCACCTCAACCACGCCGTCCCCTCCCTCGACACACCCGCCGCCCACTTCCTCACCCACCACCACTTCCACCTCGAACACAGCGAGACCCAGTTCCGCCTCTCGCCCCTGGACGCCCTGCCCCCGCCCACCCTCCCCCCCGGCTACACCGTCGCCACGCTCTCCGAGAGGTCCGTCATCCCCCATTTCCGCGCTCTCTACGACGCCAGCTTTGCCCCCCATCCCTGGCATCAGCCCTACCCGGAGGACGCCGACGTACGCGCAGAGATGGACCACGTGGGCGCGACGGCTGCCGACTTCCTCTTTCTCCAATATGAGGCGCAGCCGGTCGGCGTGGCCTGGCTGCGACGGTTGCCATTCGATGAAGGAGAGATTGAGCCGGTGGGTATAATGCCGGCACATCAACGCCGTGGATTAGGGCGCGCACTCCTACTCCTGGCCCTCAACCGGCTATACGCGCAAGGCATCCGCGCCACCCGCATTGCCGCCTGGGACGCCAACGCCGCCGCCACCCACCTGTACCGCTCGCTAGGCTTTCGCCCCGCATCCCGCCTCTTCTACCTCACACGCGCCACCGCGCCCACCTAG
- a CDS encoding MoxR family ATPase has translation MFTDINDVLTRFGQQHYIATEEIATVVYLAQSLGKPILAEGPAGVGKTELAKVWAKALGRPLIRLQCYEGLDESKALYEWEYAKQMLYTQLLRDSIGEIVGGASSLADAARRLAQEEDVFFSENFLLPRPLLTALTAHEPVVLLIDEIDRADVEFEAFLLEVLSDFQVSIPELGTISALHEPMVLLTSNNTRELSEALKRRCLFLYVDYPGLGTELEIVRLKVPDLRPDLAQQAVEIVQQLRNLDLRKIPSISETLDWARALVTLNADSIDPPTLRNTITVLLKYEADVAKARRMMGRSN, from the coding sequence ATGTTCACCGACATCAACGACGTTCTGACCCGCTTCGGTCAGCAGCACTACATCGCCACCGAGGAAATCGCCACCGTCGTCTACCTCGCCCAATCCCTCGGCAAACCCATCCTCGCCGAAGGCCCCGCCGGCGTCGGCAAAACGGAACTCGCCAAAGTATGGGCCAAAGCCTTGGGCCGTCCCCTCATTCGCCTGCAATGCTACGAAGGGCTGGACGAAAGCAAAGCGCTCTACGAGTGGGAGTACGCTAAACAAATGCTATACACACAATTATTGCGCGACAGCATCGGCGAAATCGTCGGCGGAGCCAGCAGCCTCGCCGACGCCGCCCGCCGCCTGGCGCAAGAAGAAGACGTCTTCTTCTCCGAAAACTTCCTCCTCCCCCGCCCCCTCCTCACCGCCCTCACCGCGCACGAACCCGTCGTCCTCCTCATTGACGAAATCGACCGCGCCGATGTCGAATTTGAAGCCTTCCTCCTGGAAGTCCTCAGCGATTTCCAGGTCAGCATCCCTGAATTGGGCACTATCAGCGCCCTGCACGAACCCATGGTCCTCCTCACCAGCAACAACACGCGCGAACTGAGCGAGGCGCTGAAGCGGCGCTGCCTCTTCCTCTACGTGGACTACCCCGGCCTGGGCACAGAGTTGGAAATCGTGCGCCTGAAAGTGCCCGACCTGCGCCCCGACCTGGCGCAGCAGGCCGTGGAAATCGTGCAGCAGTTGCGCAACCTCGACCTGCGCAAAATCCCCAGCATCAGCGAAACGCTCGACTGGGCGCGCGCCCTCGTCACCCTCAACGCCGATAGCATCGATCCCCCCACCCTGCGTAACACCATCACCGTCCTCCTCAAATACGAAGCCGACGTCGCCAAAGCCCGCCGCATGATGGGCAGAAGCAACTGA
- a CDS encoding VWA domain-containing protein, whose product MDNRVIEFIHGLRAAGVRVSLAESQDALRAMDVLGVRSKTLFRESLRATLIKEADDFTAFNELFPLYFGSGGPPLQNALEDMSADEQEMLKAALSALSGRLQQLLDWLTGGQGPTKEELEDIARRAGAQWAQNPQEGKWITRRMLRQMGFAQLEEMMQQLMAQLQAMGMSQEAIERLTGVVQANREALAEQIAQQVGRQIGEQLAEQQDRRPDGLHGPDLMHKSFEALSAEEANLLRKEVQRLVTQLRSRAALRRKRGAQGKFDAKSTIRANQRYDGIPFELRFKKNKLKPSLVLICDVSNSMRAAVEFMLRLVYELQDQVSRARSFAFYGDLAEITGAMDASRVEKAIQDARDAIPGGPWRTDLGNSLETFFKKHLDAVDGRTTVIILGDGRNSWNAPRVDLIQDLQRRAKRLIWLNPESPRQWGTGDSDMLLYEPHCDRVYPARNLAQLSAAVDKLLVDN is encoded by the coding sequence ATGGACAATCGCGTAATCGAATTCATTCATGGGCTGCGGGCGGCGGGCGTGCGCGTCTCCCTGGCGGAATCGCAAGACGCGCTGCGGGCGATGGACGTCCTCGGCGTGCGCAGCAAAACCCTCTTCCGCGAATCACTGCGGGCGACCCTCATTAAGGAAGCGGACGACTTCACCGCCTTCAATGAACTGTTCCCGCTCTACTTCGGCAGCGGCGGCCCGCCGCTGCAAAACGCCCTGGAGGACATGAGCGCGGACGAGCAGGAGATGCTCAAGGCGGCGCTGTCGGCCTTGAGCGGACGCTTGCAGCAGTTGTTGGACTGGCTCACCGGCGGCCAGGGACCGACAAAAGAGGAACTGGAGGACATAGCCCGCCGCGCCGGAGCGCAGTGGGCGCAAAATCCACAGGAAGGAAAGTGGATCACCCGCCGCATGTTGCGCCAAATGGGGTTTGCCCAGTTGGAAGAGATGATGCAGCAGTTGATGGCGCAGTTGCAGGCCATGGGCATGAGCCAGGAGGCCATTGAGCGCCTCACGGGCGTGGTGCAGGCCAATCGGGAGGCGCTGGCGGAGCAGATCGCGCAGCAGGTGGGGCGGCAGATCGGGGAGCAGTTGGCGGAGCAGCAGGACCGCCGCCCCGATGGCCTTCATGGCCCGGACTTGATGCACAAATCATTTGAGGCGTTGAGTGCGGAGGAGGCGAATCTGCTACGCAAGGAGGTGCAGCGGCTGGTGACGCAGTTGCGCAGCCGTGCCGCGCTGCGCCGCAAGCGGGGCGCGCAAGGGAAGTTTGACGCCAAATCAACGATACGCGCCAACCAGCGGTACGATGGCATCCCCTTTGAACTCCGCTTTAAGAAGAACAAACTCAAGCCCAGTCTCGTCCTTATCTGCGACGTTTCCAACTCCATGCGCGCTGCCGTGGAATTCATGCTCCGCCTCGTTTACGAACTCCAGGACCAGGTCTCCCGCGCCCGCAGCTTCGCCTTCTACGGCGACCTGGCGGAAATCACGGGAGCGATGGACGCCAGCCGCGTGGAAAAGGCCATCCAGGACGCCCGTGACGCCATCCCCGGCGGCCCCTGGCGCACCGACCTCGGCAACAGCCTGGAGACCTTCTTCAAGAAACACCTGGACGCCGTGGACGGGCGCACCACCGTGATCATCCTCGGCGACGGGCGCAACAGTTGGAACGCCCCGCGCGTAGACTTGATTCAAGACCTGCAGCGGCGCGCCAAACGCCTCATCTGGCTCAACCCCGAATCGCCGCGCCAGTGGGGCACAGGCGACAGCGACATGCTCCTCTACGAACCCCACTGCGACCGCGTCTACCCCGCCCGCAACCTGGCCCAACTCTCCGCCGCCGTTGACAAACTGCTGGTAGACAACTAA
- a CDS encoding AAA family ATPase, whose protein sequence is MEEVTRRQADTDVVERLLGAMQTGGQAIVYASIAAVLFQIFGGSAAALALLPPVFLRLVEAVGVDLLAGWLAQIAGYKTLTAEDIQALLARELKKHNLELALSQVDLKYDLLRELPNRDMLKHIAAALDDRAMARAEVQAAYLQKLEVLLQQILRRQLTETLPTAPAPPEHFVGREGELARLAGALTRAERPQAITALQGSGGIGKTALAQMLAAQLQDHFRGGVFWADLAGAGGDPLPLLAGWARLCGQDEGGLAAAAGARGAGAWAAGGAAGGKGTAAAGVG, encoded by the coding sequence GTGGAGGAAGTCACGAGGAGGCAGGCCGATACCGATGTTGTTGAGCGGCTGTTGGGAGCCATGCAAACAGGCGGGCAGGCGATTGTTTATGCGAGCATCGCTGCCGTGCTTTTCCAGATTTTCGGCGGCAGCGCCGCGGCGCTGGCTCTGCTACCGCCCGTTTTCCTGCGCCTGGTGGAAGCGGTCGGGGTAGATTTGTTGGCGGGGTGGTTGGCGCAAATAGCCGGCTACAAAACGTTGACGGCGGAAGATATTCAAGCGCTGTTGGCGCGGGAATTGAAAAAGCACAACCTGGAACTGGCGCTGTCGCAGGTGGACTTGAAGTATGACTTGCTGCGCGAACTGCCCAACCGTGACATGCTGAAGCACATTGCCGCCGCATTGGACGATAGAGCGATGGCGCGCGCGGAGGTACAGGCCGCCTATTTGCAGAAATTGGAGGTGCTACTGCAGCAGATTTTGAGGCGGCAGTTGACGGAGACGCTGCCCACCGCGCCCGCGCCGCCAGAGCATTTTGTGGGGCGGGAGGGGGAGTTGGCGCGGTTGGCGGGGGCGTTGACGCGGGCGGAGCGGCCGCAGGCGATTACGGCGTTGCAGGGGAGCGGGGGGATTGGGAAGACGGCGCTGGCGCAGATGCTGGCGGCGCAGTTGCAGGACCATTTTCGCGGCGGGGTGTTTTGGGCGGATTTGGCGGGGGCGGGCGGGGACCCGCTGCCGCTGCTGGCGGGGTGGGCGCGGCTGTGCGGGCAGGATGAGGGGGGATTGGCGGCGGCGGCGGGCGCGCGCGGCGCAGGTGCGTGGGCTGCTGGCGGCGCGGCAGGAGGCAAAGGGACCGCTGCTGCTGGTGTTGGATGA
- a CDS encoding tetratricopeptide repeat protein, translating to MAAEAEGDKREVAAFVHNLAIVAQNTGEMDLARRRYEESLAMMRELGNRAGIASSLHQLGILAQATGEMDLARRRYEESLAIERELGNRAGIATTLGQLAILEKAEGNEAEAERLYREAIDTARAVGNVADLSIHLFNLALLLEKQARLAEALPLLQQSWEIQKRIGSPSANQDRQALERVRQKLAT from the coding sequence GTGGCGGCGGAAGCGGAGGGGGACAAGAGGGAGGTGGCGGCGTTTGTGCATAACCTGGCTATCGTAGCGCAAAACACGGGGGAGATGGACCTGGCACGGCGGCGGTATGAGGAGAGCCTGGCGATGATGCGGGAATTGGGGAATCGTGCCGGCATTGCCTCCTCCCTGCACCAGCTAGGCATCTTAGCCCAGGCCACGGGGGAGATGGACCTGGCGCGGCGGCGGTATGAGGAGAGCCTGGCGATTGAGCGGGAATTGGGGAATCGTGCCGGCATTGCCACCACCCTGGGACAGTTGGCCATCCTGGAAAAAGCCGAAGGGAACGAAGCGGAAGCGGAGCGCCTCTATCGGGAGGCGATTGACACTGCCCGCGCAGTCGGCAACGTGGCCGACCTGAGCATCCACCTGTTCAACCTGGCGCTGCTGCTGGAAAAACAGGCGCGGCTGGCCGAGGCCCTGCCCCTGCTGCAACAGTCATGGGAAATTCAAAAACGCATCGGCTCCCCCTCCGCCAACCAGGACCGCCAGGCCCTGGAGCGCGTGCGGCAAAAGCTGGCAACCTGA
- a CDS encoding S8 family serine peptidase yields MQTKRVVIYVSAPEIPRRQQVERLVSRVLATYDDFLLAEVTENQLLTLQNQGFIVEEQPQASQIRLRAVEFDTAEAAAQPATRAALTATNGARGNYWLVQFVGPVKPEWGAAIRDLGGVLHDYVPENAYLVEMNATVKDAVAQLPYVNWVGPYQPAYKISPLLRGRRRRAAAHELDTLAVAVDTFTPTPEGNVSIVLHHAKDRAKIRRAIARFGGVVVEETATTLRASLDLAFVDQLAHMPEIKWIEPYSQPVLTNNIAAQIISVQEVWDEHGLDGEGQIVGVSDSGLDTGVNDATMHDDFQGRIVNIYDRVGDGAHDVASGHGTHTSGSVLGNGTSSNGLIRGMAPAARLVFQAIGNQFDSLTGIPADLNQLFQQAYNDGARIHSNSWGNHLHGQYTVESEDIDEFVWNHKDMVILYSVGNDGEDANSNGVIDADSLSSQSSAKNCISVGATENNRATGGYQGTYHDYWPFDFPTNPIRNDNLSDDPQGMVAFSSRGPTDDGRPKPDVVAPGTNILSVRSSAASGNGWGLLPASDPNRPFYMYMGGTSMSTPITAGTVTLIRQFLARVHLMNNPSAALIKALLLHGAMPITGQYTPAEVGAVPDNSQGWGRVHLCNALFPPYPVHYQFFDDPALAVGTGQQRNFTFQVVDSSIPFRATLVWSDHPSNPAVGGGLVNQLRLAVIAPNGTTTQGAPANNNVQRVQITNPQTGAYTVRVTGINVATQVTTGDLQDFAVVVSAGLVFTDLYIRDNNADTGMEPSLGTLYLSPDIWVSLTNDPATSVPNPEYGQTNYVFVRVHNRGSQAANNAQVKLYWAKAGTNLSQPYWKTDGIKVNGVVSHVRTINVPAHSAAGDGAFVTVFEWEPPNPANYTVDPGHFCLFATVEHPDDPLRQQDVSAVRWEDNLAWKNVNVQDVMVNGETSLEFYVAGLPHASAVADLHIDRRELRGGVVKLKLPTRYLDEGAPTNLERVWLSDGGRVCEVQVTAATTADLRQIPMKPGENALVRLEASLPQDAPDGEVFPIFVEQRINGAVTGRVTLVARSVGTPAYIGNRRSAELHLADCEWVRNMSPRNKVPYNDLEMALRRGYNGCRFCLPEYDRG; encoded by the coding sequence ATGCAAACCAAACGTGTTGTCATCTACGTATCCGCGCCGGAAATCCCGCGGCGGCAGCAGGTAGAGCGGCTCGTCAGCCGCGTCCTGGCCACCTATGACGATTTCCTCCTCGCGGAAGTCACCGAAAACCAGTTACTCACCTTGCAAAACCAGGGCTTCATCGTTGAGGAACAGCCACAGGCCTCCCAGATTCGCCTGCGCGCCGTGGAATTCGACACAGCGGAAGCCGCCGCCCAGCCCGCGACCCGCGCCGCCCTCACCGCCACCAACGGCGCGCGCGGCAACTACTGGCTGGTGCAGTTCGTCGGTCCCGTGAAGCCGGAATGGGGCGCGGCCATTCGTGACCTCGGTGGCGTACTGCACGACTACGTGCCCGAAAACGCCTACCTGGTGGAAATGAACGCCACCGTCAAAGACGCCGTGGCTCAACTCCCCTACGTCAACTGGGTTGGCCCCTACCAGCCCGCCTACAAGATCAGCCCGCTGCTGCGAGGCCGCCGCCGCCGCGCCGCCGCGCACGAGCTGGACACATTGGCCGTGGCCGTGGACACGTTCACCCCCACCCCGGAGGGCAACGTCTCCATTGTGCTGCATCACGCCAAAGATCGGGCCAAAATCCGCCGCGCCATCGCCCGCTTTGGCGGCGTGGTGGTCGAAGAAACGGCCACCACCCTCCGCGCCTCGCTCGACCTGGCTTTCGTAGACCAGTTGGCGCACATGCCGGAAATCAAATGGATTGAGCCGTACAGCCAACCCGTCCTCACCAACAACATCGCTGCGCAGATCATCAGCGTGCAGGAAGTGTGGGACGAACACGGGCTGGATGGCGAAGGGCAAATCGTGGGCGTGTCCGACAGCGGCCTGGACACCGGCGTCAATGACGCCACCATGCACGACGACTTCCAGGGGCGCATTGTAAACATCTACGACCGCGTGGGAGACGGCGCGCATGACGTGGCCTCCGGGCACGGCACGCACACCTCCGGGTCCGTGCTGGGCAATGGCACGTCCTCCAACGGCCTGATTCGGGGCATGGCGCCGGCGGCGCGGCTGGTGTTCCAGGCGATTGGCAACCAGTTCGACAGCCTCACCGGCATCCCCGCCGACCTGAACCAGTTGTTCCAGCAAGCGTACAACGATGGGGCGCGCATCCACAGCAATAGCTGGGGCAACCACCTGCACGGCCAGTACACGGTTGAGTCGGAGGACATTGACGAGTTCGTCTGGAATCACAAGGATATGGTCATCCTCTACTCCGTGGGGAACGACGGCGAGGATGCAAACAGCAACGGCGTGATTGACGCCGACTCGCTCAGCTCCCAATCCAGCGCCAAGAACTGCATCTCCGTGGGGGCGACGGAAAACAACCGCGCCACCGGCGGCTACCAGGGAACCTATCACGACTACTGGCCGTTTGACTTCCCCACCAACCCGATTCGGAACGACAACCTGTCGGACGACCCGCAGGGGATGGTCGCCTTCAGCAGCCGCGGCCCCACGGACGATGGCCGCCCCAAGCCGGACGTGGTCGCGCCGGGGACCAACATCCTCTCCGTGCGCTCCAGCGCTGCTTCCGGCAACGGCTGGGGCCTGCTGCCCGCCAGTGACCCCAACCGTCCCTTCTACATGTACATGGGCGGAACCAGCATGTCCACGCCCATCACGGCGGGCACGGTGACGCTCATCCGCCAGTTCCTGGCCCGCGTCCACCTGATGAATAACCCCTCGGCGGCGCTGATCAAGGCGCTGCTGCTGCACGGCGCCATGCCCATCACGGGGCAGTACACGCCGGCGGAAGTGGGCGCGGTTCCCGACAACAGCCAGGGGTGGGGGCGGGTGCATCTGTGCAACGCCCTCTTCCCGCCGTATCCCGTGCATTACCAGTTCTTCGATGATCCCGCGCTGGCGGTGGGCACGGGGCAGCAGCGCAACTTCACCTTCCAGGTGGTAGACAGCAGCATCCCCTTCCGCGCCACGCTGGTGTGGAGCGACCATCCCAGCAATCCGGCGGTCGGCGGCGGGCTGGTGAATCAGTTGCGCCTGGCCGTGATCGCCCCCAACGGGACGACCACGCAGGGCGCGCCGGCAAACAACAACGTGCAGCGGGTGCAAATCACCAACCCGCAGACGGGCGCGTACACCGTGCGCGTGACGGGCATCAACGTGGCCACGCAGGTGACGACGGGCGATTTGCAGGATTTCGCCGTCGTGGTCAGCGCCGGGCTGGTGTTTACCGACCTGTATATCCGCGACAACAACGCGGACACGGGGATGGAGCCGTCGCTGGGCACGCTCTACCTGTCGCCCGACATCTGGGTGAGCCTGACTAATGACCCGGCCACGTCGGTTCCTAATCCGGAGTATGGGCAGACGAACTACGTGTTTGTGCGCGTCCACAATCGCGGCTCGCAGGCGGCGAACAACGCCCAGGTGAAGTTGTACTGGGCCAAGGCGGGCACGAACCTGAGCCAGCCATACTGGAAGACGGATGGGATTAAGGTGAATGGGGTGGTGAGCCATGTGCGCACGATTAACGTCCCCGCGCACAGCGCCGCGGGAGATGGTGCGTTTGTCACCGTCTTTGAGTGGGAGCCGCCCAATCCTGCCAACTACACGGTTGATCCGGGGCACTTCTGCCTCTTTGCCACTGTGGAGCATCCCGACGACCCGCTGCGGCAGCAGGATGTGTCCGCCGTGCGCTGGGAGGATAACCTGGCGTGGAAGAATGTGAACGTGCAGGACGTAATGGTGAACGGGGAAACGAGCCTGGAGTTTTATGTGGCCGGGCTGCCGCACGCCTCCGCCGTGGCCGACCTGCATATTGACCGGCGCGAACTCCGCGGCGGCGTGGTGAAGCTAAAGCTGCCCACCCGCTATCTGGACGAGGGCGCGCCCACGAATTTGGAGCGGGTGTGGCTGTCGGACGGCGGGCGCGTCTGCGAGGTGCAGGTGACGGCGGCGACGACGGCGGACTTGCGCCAGATTCCCATGAAGCCGGGGGAAAACGCGCTGGTGCGGCTGGAGGCGAGTCTGCCGCAGGATGCGCCGGATGGAGAGGTGTTCCCCATCTTCGTGGAGCAGCGCATCAACGGGGCCGTCACGGGGCGGGTGACGTTGGTGGCGCGCAGCGTGGGCACGCCGGCCTACATCGGCAACCGGCGTAGCGCGGAATTGCACCTGGCGGATTGTGAATGGGTGCGGAATATGTCGCCGCGCAACAAGGTTCCGTACAATGACCTGGAGATGGCGCTGCGGCGTGGCTACAATGGCTGCCGCTTCTGCCTGCCGGAGTATGATCGCGGCTAA